The following are encoded together in the Drosophila sechellia strain sech25 chromosome 3R, ASM438219v1, whole genome shotgun sequence genome:
- the LOC6618727 gene encoding 60S ribosomal protein L4, with protein sequence MSLGNARPLVSVYTEKNEPAKGKNICLPAVFKAPIRPDVVNEVHQLLRRNNRQAYAVSELAGHQTSAESWGTGRAVARIPRVRGGGTHRSGQGAFGNMCRGGRMFAPTKTFRRWHRKVNVNQRRYALVSAIAASGVPALVQSKGHVIDGVSEFPLVVSDEVQKVQKTKQAVIFLRRLKIWADIQKVYKSQRFRAGRGTMRDRRRIARRGPLVVYDKDEGLRQAFRNIPGIETINVDKLNLLKLAPGGHVGRFVIWTESAFARLNDLFGTWKKPSTLKKGYNLPQPKMANTDLSRLLKSEEIRKVLRDPRKRVFRSVRRLNPLTNVRQLIKLNPYAEVLKRRAALAAEKRTVAKVLAKAKKQNVDLAKSHFANVATKAAANRAKLLAARKKKVAAKKPAAKK encoded by the exons ATG AGCTTAGGCAACGCCAGGCCATTGGTCTCCGTGTACACGGAAAAGAACGAGCCAGCCAAGGGCAAGAACATCTGCCTGCCGGCAGTGTTCAAGGCGCCCATCCGTCCGGATGTGGTCAACGAGGTTCACCAACTGCTCCGCCGCAACAACCGACAGGCCTACGCCGTCAGCGAGCTGGCTG GTCACCAGACCTCCGCCGAGTCCTGGGGTACCGGACGCGCTGTGGCCCGTATTCCCCGTGTGCGTGGTGGCGGTACCCACCGTTCCGGCCAGGGAGCCTTCGGCAACATGTGCCGTGGTGGACGCATGTTCGCCCCCACCAAGACCTTCCGTCGCTGGCACCGCAAGGTGAATGTCAACCAGCGTCGGTACGCCCTGGTGTCGGCTATCGCCGCCTCCGGAGTGCCCGCTCTGGTCCAGTCCAAGGGCCATGTCATCGACGGCGTCTCCGAGTTCCCCCTGGTCGTGTCCGATGAGGTGCAGAAGGTCCAGAAGACCAAGCAGGCTGTCATCTTCCTGCGTCGCCTGAAGATCTGGGCTGACATCCAGAAG GTGTACAAGTCGCAGCGCTTCCGTGCTGGCCGTGGTACCATGCGCGACCGTCGCCGCATCGCTCGCCGTGGTCCCCTGGTGGTCTACGACAAGGACGAGGGTCTGCGCCAGGCCTTCCGCAACATCCCCGGCATTGAGACCATCAACGTGGACAAGCTCAATCTGCTGAAGCTGGCCCCCGGCGGTCATGTCGGTCGCTTCGTCATCTGGACCGAGTCGGCTTTCGCCCGCCTGAACGATCTGTTCGGCACCTGGAAGAAGCCGTCCACCTTGAAGAAGGGCTACAACCTGCCCCAGCCCAAGATGGCCAACACCGATCTGTCGCGTCTGCTCAAGTCCGAGGAGATCCGCAAGGTGTTGCGCGATCCCCGCAAGCGTGTGTTCCGCAGCGTGCGCCGCCTGAACCCCCTGACCAACGTGCGCCAGCTGATCAAGCTGAACCCCTACGCCGAGGTCCTTAAGCGTCGTGCCGCCCTCGCCGCCGAGAAGCGCACCGTGGCCAAGGTGCTGGCCAAGGCCAAGAAGCAGAACGTCGACCTGGCCAAGTCGCACTTCGCCAATGTGGCCACCAAGGCTGCGGCCAATCGCGCCAAACTGCTGGCCGCCCGCAAGAAGAAGGTCGCCGCCAAGAAGCCAGCGGCCAAGAAGTAA